Proteins encoded within one genomic window of Synechococcus sp. PCC 7335:
- a CDS encoding type I polyketide synthase has protein sequence MSAFSPSRSVSPEPVAIVGIGCRYPGGANTPDAFWQMIRSGVDSVTEVPRSRWDVESIYDPDPHTPNKTNTRWGGFLEQVDQFDPQFFGMAPREVATMDPQQRLLLEVTWEALEDAGQIPKALRGSRTGVFIGIGTHDYSIMLWQQPVNDPYATTGTGNCIAANRISYLFDFKAPSLAVDTACSSSLVAIHLACQSLWTGESEMAVAGGVNVLLLPTVTAGFSKGGFMSGEGRCKSFDASADGYVRSEGAGIVVLKPLSKAQADGDPIYAVIRGSAVNQDGFSQGMAAPNPQAQTAVLQAAYRLAQIDPAAVNYIEAHGTGTKLGDPIEAQALGAVLSAGRRPEQACPIGSVKTNFGHTETAAGVAGVIKAALMLKHREMPPSLHYSQPNPAIDFAGLRLKVQSAIAPLPAESYIGVNSFGFGGTNAHTVLATFNDSKKTVSIPDSERVLAISAKNKAALNSLVKGYLDLVEMQDIDLGVLCKAANTRRSHFSYRLAFISKSVAQLKVQLQDWLAGEEEIAGVVSNKVSQDSPEGIAFLFTGQGSQFVGMGRELYDTQSIFREGLDQCAEVLAAQNVDLLRILFESEDLIDQTQFTQPVLFSFEYALTKLWQSWGVQPTVVLGHSLGEYVAACVAGVFSLEDGLKLIAARGRLMQALPAGGAMLSVIADVAHCKEVCERSGIGLKVEIAAVNGPQSTVLSGDAAAIAQIAKTLEQQSIRAKPLAVSHAFHSARMEPMLEDFRVVAESVVFRQPTLPIISMLTGKLATAEIATADYWVRHVRSPVRFLDTMETLYQHGERTFLEIGSKPILLGMGRGCLPTVEDVQWLASLRPNQSDKVSILSSLAALYVQGREINWQAVEPEIDIKGLSVSLPTYPFQRQRYWWDEASIPSMEPPQKTTFGNETGHSLIGNYLPLAGSKEKHFQAQLSAQLPKYLNDHRILGQVVLPGAAYVEMAIAAAQQWKSSIELTLEQVVIEKPLTFCKDQESTLQISLIPEHTDQATIQVFSLHSSNGADRETVEEVIRHATATVIFNREATEKPLVDFQLADFQGALLAHPVAIPSYYQTLSDQGLNYGPNFQVIQQLWQIEGQALSQICLTEDSLKDSAGDRREKTYALHPALLDGCFQTIGAAVQADSNQGTYLPVGLDQLQFYSPLERSGWCAVRLQRAQLHQNGSNPRALKADLFIWNEAGKLAAQVSGMTLKYVTSATLQQLFKTTETQPRIQPLETIQTTPHRWLHELVWQVKTHDQPQSLSNQNAKFWLLFSDRQGVGKQVAKELRNKSDRVIEVMLADTYQLDLDTDTCRLNSLDPAAFGQLFDDLVPTLIAENQGVLACQIVYLWALDANRIIGDLLDQERICGGLLHLVQTLAKFPALKVRLWLLTQNAQSIEAPSPLDLQQSPLPGLARTLRLEQPELGCTSIDLPQPFTDRAQDLLVQDLCAPGPEEQIAYRQDNRFVARILPQNKAIQPLTEPRESAFRLGLSSYGVLDDLTLLPVERQPPNAGEVEIQVKASGLNFRDVLNALGMLQSVLEEMGFSSPSEVPFGGECAGVVSAVGEGVDHLKVGDQVIAAQAVGSLRQFVTVPAEFVVTKPVSMSFADAATVPTAFLTAYYGLVNCARLRKGDRVLIHSAAGGVGQAAVQIAQYIGAEVFATASSPKWDFLRSLGIQHVMDSRTLDFAEDILSASEGRGVDVVFNSLNGEFIDKSLEVLAPQGRFVEIGKIGIWDAEKMSRIRADVDYFPFDLLEVSTEEPQLISQLLADLMLQFKAKNLCPLPKTVFPIEFAPDAFRYMAQARHIGKVVLTFSAIAPHQPLINPQATYLITGGLGALGLKLARWLAEQGARHLVLMGRRSPSESARQAINELQRSGIAVETIQADVSNLSALESALSPYLTSNTSLLKGPLKGIFHLAGTLEDSLLINQSWQNFAKVMKPKVMGAWNLHTLTKSIDLDHFVCFSSIVSVMGSLGQSNYAAANAFLDSLAHHRQSLGLPALSLNWGPWAEAGMVANLDERSKKRMVEQGLTQILPEVGLDLMSQLMQQPKAQIGIIPIDWATFMATASGQASGSNSSLLSAVKPVTAPQPRIQSGVLSQLAKCEKDNSPEERLRQRAQILTGYLRTQLAKVMGFSSAEAIAPDQQFGDLGMDSLMAVEFSNRLQKNLNHPIPQTLAFDYPTIDALANYLSHEIVVDDALPAEQQEDESVGDSILDKPPSKSAENGGLAANRTNNLPTFQEVSSDTASDQVASQTDSQVPYTPYTPPLEHYEFSQLPDYRRLRQDLDRVEDLGNPFFTVHEGTATDTTQIEGRSLINYASYNYLGLSGDPRLNQAAQDAITRYGTSVSASRVVSGERPIHQQLEQGLAKFLGTEDCIVYIGGHATNVTTIGHLFQEKDLILYDALSHNSIREGCRLSGATAMEFPHNDWQALSQLLKEHRRHYEKVLIAIEGVYSTDGDLAPLPEFVRLKAEHKTFLLVDEAHSIGVLGNTGRGIGEHFGIEPSVVDLWMGTLSKSFASCGGYIAGCSELVEYLKYTAPGFVFSVGMAPSNAAAAFAALQIIEQDPTLVAKVQRRSHLFLTLAKERGLNTGNSHDSPVIPIIVGEPYKAVQLSHILFQQGINVQPMVYPSVPYDAARLRFFLSSSHTEAQIQQTVGIIADELMILNTVAQT, from the coding sequence ATGAGTGCTTTTAGCCCCTCTCGTTCTGTTTCACCTGAGCCTGTTGCAATTGTCGGCATCGGCTGCCGTTACCCAGGAGGCGCAAACACACCTGATGCCTTTTGGCAGATGATTCGCAGCGGTGTAGACAGTGTTACCGAGGTGCCTCGCTCTCGTTGGGACGTAGAGTCTATATACGATCCTGATCCGCACACACCCAATAAAACCAATACTCGCTGGGGTGGTTTCCTAGAGCAGGTAGATCAGTTTGATCCGCAGTTTTTTGGTATGGCTCCTCGTGAGGTAGCCACCATGGATCCACAGCAGCGGCTGCTGCTAGAGGTGACTTGGGAAGCGCTAGAAGATGCAGGTCAGATCCCGAAGGCTTTACGAGGTTCTAGAACGGGCGTGTTTATTGGGATTGGCACGCACGACTATTCGATTATGCTGTGGCAGCAGCCAGTGAACGATCCCTACGCAACGACGGGGACAGGAAACTGTATTGCGGCCAATCGAATTTCGTATTTATTTGACTTTAAGGCGCCAAGTCTGGCAGTAGATACGGCCTGCTCTTCTTCTTTGGTGGCGATTCATTTGGCCTGTCAAAGTCTGTGGACGGGCGAGTCTGAAATGGCAGTCGCCGGCGGTGTGAATGTACTACTGCTGCCGACGGTGACTGCCGGCTTTTCGAAGGGTGGCTTTATGTCGGGTGAAGGCCGCTGCAAAAGTTTTGATGCGAGTGCGGATGGCTATGTTCGCAGTGAAGGGGCGGGCATTGTTGTGCTAAAGCCGCTGTCAAAGGCGCAAGCGGATGGCGATCCGATCTATGCAGTGATTCGCGGTAGTGCGGTAAATCAGGATGGCTTTAGTCAGGGGATGGCAGCGCCAAATCCACAAGCGCAGACGGCAGTACTGCAAGCGGCTTATCGACTAGCGCAGATTGACCCAGCAGCGGTCAATTATATAGAGGCGCATGGGACAGGAACAAAGCTGGGCGATCCGATTGAGGCGCAGGCGCTAGGAGCAGTACTTTCGGCGGGGCGTAGGCCCGAGCAAGCCTGTCCAATTGGATCGGTGAAAACTAACTTTGGTCATACTGAGACGGCGGCGGGTGTAGCTGGCGTGATCAAAGCGGCGCTGATGCTGAAGCATAGGGAGATGCCACCTAGTTTGCACTATTCGCAGCCAAATCCAGCGATCGACTTTGCAGGGCTAAGACTGAAGGTGCAGTCGGCGATCGCGCCTCTTCCCGCGGAGTCTTACATTGGCGTTAACTCCTTCGGCTTTGGAGGTACAAACGCGCATACTGTTTTGGCAACATTTAATGACAGTAAAAAGACTGTTTCAATTCCTGATTCCGAGAGAGTTTTAGCCATCTCCGCAAAGAACAAAGCGGCTTTGAACTCGTTGGTGAAAGGTTATCTAGATTTGGTAGAAATGCAGGATATTGATCTAGGCGTTTTGTGTAAGGCAGCGAATACGAGGCGATCGCACTTCTCTTATCGGCTAGCTTTTATTTCTAAATCTGTTGCGCAGCTAAAGGTACAGCTGCAAGACTGGCTAGCAGGTGAAGAAGAGATTGCCGGTGTAGTTTCTAACAAAGTTAGTCAAGATTCGCCTGAAGGGATTGCTTTTCTATTCACAGGCCAAGGATCGCAGTTTGTAGGTATGGGCCGTGAGCTGTATGACACTCAGTCTATTTTTCGTGAGGGTCTTGACCAATGTGCAGAGGTTTTAGCAGCGCAAAACGTTGATTTATTAAGGATTCTTTTTGAGTCAGAAGATCTAATCGACCAAACCCAGTTTACCCAGCCTGTTCTGTTCTCCTTTGAATATGCACTAACGAAGCTGTGGCAGTCATGGGGAGTTCAGCCTACGGTTGTGCTCGGCCATAGTTTAGGTGAATATGTGGCGGCCTGTGTAGCGGGTGTGTTTAGCCTTGAAGATGGCCTGAAGCTGATTGCGGCGAGAGGTCGGCTGATGCAGGCGCTGCCGGCAGGCGGGGCAATGCTGTCAGTAATAGCAGATGTAGCGCACTGCAAGGAAGTGTGTGAGCGGTCGGGAATAGGGTTGAAGGTTGAGATTGCAGCGGTTAATGGACCACAAAGCACTGTACTGTCAGGAGACGCGGCGGCGATCGCCCAAATTGCCAAGACACTAGAACAGCAGTCGATTAGAGCAAAGCCATTAGCGGTTTCTCACGCTTTTCATTCAGCGCGGATGGAGCCAATGCTAGAGGACTTTAGAGTGGTGGCAGAGTCTGTTGTATTTCGCCAGCCGACGCTGCCGATAATTTCTATGTTGACTGGAAAACTGGCCACTGCGGAGATTGCAACGGCCGACTATTGGGTGCGCCATGTGCGATCGCCTGTCCGCTTTCTAGACACAATGGAGACGCTTTACCAGCACGGCGAGAGAACTTTTCTGGAAATTGGTTCCAAGCCAATCTTGCTAGGCATGGGGCGAGGCTGCTTACCTACTGTAGAAGATGTGCAGTGGCTAGCTAGTCTACGTCCCAATCAATCAGATAAAGTCTCTATTCTTAGCAGTTTGGCTGCGCTGTATGTTCAAGGTAGAGAAATCAACTGGCAGGCGGTAGAGCCAGAGATTGATATTAAAGGACTGTCGGTTTCGCTGCCGACCTATCCGTTTCAAAGGCAGCGCTACTGGTGGGATGAGGCTAGTATCCCAAGTATGGAGCCCCCTCAGAAGACGACATTTGGTAACGAAACGGGGCACTCGCTGATTGGTAACTATCTACCCTTGGCAGGTTCTAAGGAAAAACATTTCCAAGCTCAGCTGAGTGCTCAGTTACCTAAGTACTTAAACGATCACCGCATTTTGGGACAGGTGGTCTTGCCGGGAGCGGCCTATGTAGAGATGGCGATCGCCGCCGCGCAGCAGTGGAAAAGCTCTATTGAGCTGACCCTAGAACAAGTCGTCATTGAGAAGCCGCTTACCTTCTGCAAAGATCAAGAAAGTACGCTACAAATCTCGCTGATTCCAGAGCATACAGACCAAGCTACTATTCAAGTTTTTAGCCTGCACTCTTCGAACGGAGCTGATAGAGAAACTGTTGAAGAAGTGATTAGGCACGCTACCGCGACAGTTATTTTTAACAGAGAGGCTACCGAGAAACCCTTAGTGGATTTTCAGCTAGCGGATTTTCAGGGAGCGCTATTGGCTCACCCAGTGGCAATCCCATCCTATTACCAGACTCTTAGCGACCAGGGCTTAAACTATGGCCCAAACTTCCAAGTCATCCAACAGCTCTGGCAGATAGAAGGGCAAGCACTCAGCCAGATTTGCCTGACGGAAGACAGCCTAAAAGATAGTGCAGGGGACCGCCGTGAAAAGACTTACGCCCTTCATCCGGCTCTACTAGATGGTTGCTTTCAGACTATTGGAGCTGCCGTGCAAGCGGACTCAAATCAAGGTACCTACCTACCTGTCGGTCTAGATCAACTGCAGTTTTATAGTCCCTTAGAGCGTTCTGGCTGGTGTGCGGTTAGACTACAACGCGCTCAACTTCATCAAAACGGCTCGAACCCCAGAGCGCTCAAGGCCGATCTGTTCATCTGGAATGAAGCAGGAAAGCTGGCTGCTCAGGTGAGCGGAATGACGCTTAAATACGTCACAAGCGCTACTTTGCAACAGCTCTTCAAAACAACAGAAACTCAGCCGCGTATTCAGCCTTTAGAGACTATTCAAACTACCCCGCATCGCTGGTTGCATGAACTAGTTTGGCAGGTAAAAACTCACGACCAACCTCAGTCACTATCAAATCAAAATGCTAAATTCTGGCTACTGTTTTCTGACCGTCAGGGAGTGGGAAAACAGGTTGCAAAAGAGCTACGGAATAAGAGCGATCGCGTTATTGAGGTTATGCTCGCGGATACCTATCAGCTCGATCTAGATACAGACACCTGTAGGCTGAACTCGCTAGATCCGGCCGCTTTTGGCCAGCTGTTTGATGATCTTGTTCCTACGCTTATTGCTGAGAATCAGGGAGTGCTAGCCTGCCAAATCGTATATCTATGGGCTTTAGATGCAAACCGAATCATTGGCGATCTTTTAGATCAAGAAAGAATCTGTGGTGGTCTGCTTCATTTAGTACAGACTCTAGCGAAATTTCCAGCTCTAAAAGTGCGATTGTGGCTACTGACTCAAAATGCGCAGTCGATAGAGGCTCCCAGTCCGCTTGATCTTCAACAGTCTCCATTGCCGGGTCTAGCACGCACTCTACGCCTAGAGCAGCCAGAGCTAGGATGTACTTCTATAGACTTACCGCAGCCATTCACCGATAGAGCGCAAGACCTACTAGTACAAGATCTCTGTGCGCCTGGCCCGGAAGAGCAGATTGCCTACCGTCAAGACAACCGTTTTGTCGCTAGGATCTTGCCTCAAAATAAAGCGATTCAACCGCTAACAGAGCCTAGAGAATCAGCCTTTCGGCTTGGCCTTTCTAGCTATGGTGTCTTAGACGATCTCACTTTGTTGCCTGTAGAAAGACAGCCGCCAAATGCAGGAGAAGTGGAGATTCAGGTGAAGGCGTCGGGCCTGAATTTCCGAGATGTCTTGAATGCGTTAGGAATGCTTCAGTCTGTTTTGGAAGAGATGGGATTTTCGAGTCCGAGCGAGGTTCCGTTTGGGGGGGAGTGTGCTGGCGTCGTAAGCGCTGTGGGTGAAGGCGTAGATCATTTGAAAGTGGGCGATCAGGTGATTGCAGCTCAGGCAGTAGGTAGCTTACGACAGTTTGTCACCGTTCCGGCAGAGTTTGTGGTGACTAAACCTGTTTCAATGAGTTTTGCTGATGCAGCGACGGTGCCGACAGCGTTTTTGACGGCTTACTATGGTTTGGTGAACTGTGCCAGGTTGAGAAAAGGCGATCGCGTTCTCATTCATTCAGCTGCCGGTGGTGTGGGTCAAGCGGCGGTCCAAATTGCCCAATATATAGGTGCTGAAGTCTTTGCAACGGCTAGTTCGCCGAAGTGGGATTTCTTGCGATCACTGGGCATTCAGCATGTGATGGACTCGCGCACGCTTGATTTTGCCGAAGATATTTTGAGTGCAAGCGAAGGTCGCGGCGTCGATGTTGTATTCAACAGTCTCAATGGAGAGTTTATTGATAAAAGTCTTGAGGTTTTAGCGCCACAGGGTCGGTTTGTCGAAATTGGCAAAATAGGCATCTGGGATGCTGAAAAGATGAGCCGCATTCGAGCGGATGTTGACTATTTCCCTTTTGATTTGTTGGAAGTTTCTACGGAGGAACCACAGCTCATTTCTCAGCTTCTAGCTGATTTGATGTTGCAGTTTAAGGCGAAAAATCTATGCCCTTTACCCAAGACTGTTTTTCCAATCGAGTTTGCGCCTGATGCCTTTCGATATATGGCTCAGGCCAGACATATTGGGAAAGTGGTGCTGACCTTTAGTGCGATCGCGCCGCACCAGCCGCTAATTAACCCTCAGGCGACTTATCTAATTACAGGCGGATTGGGCGCACTTGGTCTAAAGCTAGCCCGGTGGCTCGCCGAACAAGGAGCGCGCCATTTGGTGCTAATGGGTAGGCGATCGCCCTCTGAGTCCGCTCGACAGGCAATCAATGAACTTCAGCGCTCCGGAATAGCAGTAGAAACCATTCAGGCCGATGTTTCCAACCTATCTGCTCTCGAATCTGCTTTATCACCCTATCTCACCTCAAACACTAGTCTTCTAAAAGGTCCTCTAAAAGGTATCTTTCATCTAGCGGGCACCCTAGAAGATAGCCTACTGATCAACCAATCTTGGCAGAACTTTGCCAAGGTAATGAAGCCGAAGGTAATGGGCGCTTGGAACCTGCATACGCTGACCAAATCGATTGATCTTGATCACTTTGTTTGTTTTTCTTCCATTGTTTCTGTGATGGGCTCACTTGGACAGAGTAACTATGCAGCGGCTAACGCTTTTCTAGATAGTCTTGCTCACCATCGTCAGAGTCTAGGACTGCCTGCGCTGAGCCTAAACTGGGGCCCTTGGGCCGAGGCTGGCATGGTTGCTAATCTAGACGAGCGCAGCAAGAAACGTATGGTAGAGCAAGGGCTAACGCAGATTTTGCCAGAAGTCGGTTTGGATCTAATGTCGCAGCTGATGCAACAGCCCAAAGCCCAGATTGGCATTATTCCAATCGATTGGGCTACCTTTATGGCAACAGCTAGCGGACAAGCGAGTGGCTCAAATTCGTCTTTACTCTCTGCGGTGAAGCCCGTTACAGCTCCGCAGCCGCGCATACAATCCGGCGTGCTCAGTCAGCTAGCCAAGTGTGAGAAAGACAATTCTCCCGAGGAGAGGCTACGCCAACGCGCTCAAATTCTCACTGGCTACCTTCGTACTCAGTTAGCCAAGGTGATGGGCTTTAGTTCTGCCGAGGCGATCGCCCCTGACCAGCAGTTTGGCGATCTAGGGATGGATTCTTTGATGGCGGTAGAGTTTAGCAACCGCTTACAGAAAAATCTCAACCATCCTATTCCTCAGACATTAGCCTTCGACTATCCTACAATCGACGCGCTAGCGAACTATCTATCGCACGAGATTGTTGTAGATGATGCTTTGCCAGCAGAACAGCAAGAAGATGAGTCAGTAGGAGATTCTATTTTAGATAAACCTCCAAGCAAAAGCGCTGAAAACGGTGGGCTCGCTGCAAATAGAACCAATAATCTACCTACCTTTCAAGAAGTCTCTTCTGATACCGCTAGCGATCAGGTAGCATCCCAAACGGATTCGCAGGTGCCCTATACCCCTTATACCCCACCTCTAGAGCACTATGAATTCTCTCAGCTTCCCGACTACCGCCGCCTTCGTCAAGATCTAGACCGGGTTGAAGATTTGGGAAATCCCTTCTTCACTGTGCATGAAGGTACCGCAACAGATACAACGCAAATTGAAGGGCGATCGCTGATTAACTATGCTAGCTATAACTATTTAGGACTCTCTGGTGATCCCAGATTGAACCAGGCCGCCCAAGATGCGATTACCCGCTACGGTACTTCAGTTTCAGCCAGTCGGGTTGTCTCTGGCGAACGCCCCATTCATCAGCAATTAGAACAAGGACTTGCAAAATTCCTTGGAACAGAGGACTGCATTGTCTATATCGGCGGCCATGCTACCAACGTCACTACTATTGGTCATCTATTTCAAGAAAAAGATCTGATTCTATACGACGCGCTCAGTCACAACAGCATTCGAGAAGGCTGTCGCCTCTCCGGCGCAACAGCGATGGAGTTCCCTCACAACGACTGGCAGGCGCTTAGTCAGCTATTGAAAGAGCATCGCCGTCATTACGAGAAAGTGCTAATCGCAATTGAAGGCGTGTATAGCACCGACGGTGATCTGGCACCGCTGCCTGAATTTGTGCGTTTAAAGGCAGAACACAAGACCTTCTTACTCGTGGACGAAGCGCATTCTATTGGTGTTTTAGGCAATACCGGGCGAGGTATCGGTGAACACTTTGGCATTGAGCCAAGCGTGGTGGATCTATGGATGGGTACATTGAGTAAATCTTTTGCAAGCTGCGGCGGCTATATTGCAGGGTGCTCAGAACTCGTTGAGTACTTGAAATATACGGCGCCTGGTTTCGTATTCAGTGTGGGCATGGCTCCTTCTAATGCTGCCGCCGCATTCGCAGCGCTACAAATCATAGAACAAGATCCTACCCTAGTCGCCAAGGTACAGCGAAGATCTCATCTCTTCTTGACTTTGGCAAAAGAAAGAGGCCTGAACACGGGTAATAGTCATGATTCCCCAGTCATCCCGATTATTGTAGGTGAGCCGTACAAAGCCGTGCAGCTTTCCCATATTCTGTTCCAACAAGGCATCAACGTCCAGCCCATGGTCTATCCATCTGTGCCCTATGATGCGGCGCGGCTAAGGTTTTTCCTAAGTTCGTCACATACAGAAGCGCAGATCCAGCAGACTGTAGGAATAATCGCAGATGAGCTAATGATATTAAACACGGTGGCTCAAACGTGA
- a CDS encoding isocitrate/isopropylmalate dehydrogenase family protein: MTRHYRIAALPGEGIGPEVVESSLTILEAIASKTGFTLTVKPALIGEPAREQFGTPLPTETLRLCEASDGIVFGSVTKGGLLELRRHFDLFTNLRPVRSLPSLVRASPIKAERLAGVDLLFVRELVSGIYFGPSGRGVDENGQYGFHTMRYADEEIRRVARVALGYAQRRRSHLVVAHKENALPHLPWSQLVAEEAIAFPTVKVEPMLVDNLAMQLVIRPQDFDVVLAGNLFGDILSDLGGAITGSIGLLGSASLNANGFGLYEAVHGTAPSIAGKGIANPLGTLAGIILMLEQWGEQNAASRLTEIQEIIFGQGYRTFDLALPSASASENVLTTAALTELFLMHIREP, from the coding sequence GTGACCCGTCACTATCGAATTGCTGCGCTTCCCGGTGAGGGGATTGGCCCTGAAGTGGTTGAGTCTAGTTTGACTATTTTAGAGGCGATCGCTTCTAAAACGGGGTTCACACTCACCGTTAAGCCAGCGCTGATCGGCGAACCTGCTCGCGAACAGTTTGGCACTCCATTACCCACCGAGACGCTGCGGCTGTGTGAAGCTTCAGACGGTATTGTGTTTGGCTCAGTGACAAAAGGTGGGTTGTTAGAACTACGACGCCATTTTGATCTTTTTACTAATCTGCGCCCAGTTCGCTCATTGCCTAGCCTTGTGCGGGCTTCGCCAATCAAAGCGGAGCGGCTAGCGGGGGTAGATTTGTTGTTTGTCCGCGAGCTAGTTAGCGGCATTTACTTTGGCCCATCGGGTCGGGGGGTAGATGAGAACGGACAGTATGGATTTCATACGATGCGCTATGCGGACGAAGAAATTAGACGAGTGGCTAGGGTAGCTTTAGGGTATGCGCAGCGACGGCGATCGCACTTAGTCGTGGCCCATAAAGAAAATGCGCTACCGCATCTACCTTGGTCACAGCTAGTAGCAGAAGAGGCGATCGCCTTTCCCACTGTTAAAGTAGAGCCAATGCTAGTCGACAACCTAGCCATGCAGCTAGTCATCCGGCCACAAGACTTCGATGTCGTACTAGCGGGAAACCTGTTTGGCGATATCTTGAGTGATTTAGGCGGTGCGATTACCGGCTCAATTGGTCTGCTGGGTTCGGCTAGTCTTAATGCGAATGGGTTTGGTCTGTATGAAGCCGTCCATGGTACTGCTCCAAGCATCGCGGGTAAAGGCATTGCCAATCCGCTAGGGACCCTTGCGGGAATTATTCTTATGCTAGAGCAGTGGGGCGAGCAAAATGCTGCTAGTAGACTGACTGAAATCCAAGAGATTATCTTTGGGCAGGGATATAGGACCTTTGATCTCGCCTTACCATCCGCTTCAGCTTCAGAAAACGTACTGACTACTGCCGCACTGACCGAGTTGTTTCTGATGCATATTCGAGAGCCCTAA
- a CDS encoding acyloxyacyl hydrolase, producing MFFDSIKCQRYTLSTILFVGIACLAGGGNAAADEPIVEADAQPIVPSDLALSDLAEETPTELSDFAIPEIEQAAEQQPISWQGVSQPSIDLLHPQQPILSQQISSQLTSEQQNWSREVYEVVELESESPEHYSPEHYPKHYESAALLTQENQLDEAPSKFVQAGKQRWYVQGGLGADFDDDLFGLVGAGVSHFFYNGHSINLELNGLAVDQQGNNAVGLNLALLLRSHWIRGDNWSIYIDGGAGLLTTNNDVPDAGSSFNFTPQIGGGATFAVNDTQRIMTGLRWYHISNASLFDSNPGLDALYGYVGYNFPF from the coding sequence ATGTTTTTTGATTCTATAAAGTGCCAACGCTATACGCTTAGTACAATCCTATTTGTTGGCATCGCTTGCCTAGCTGGTGGGGGTAATGCGGCAGCGGACGAACCGATTGTGGAAGCAGACGCACAGCCTATTGTTCCATCTGATTTAGCACTATCCGACCTAGCAGAAGAAACACCTACGGAACTCTCCGACTTTGCTATACCCGAAATAGAACAAGCTGCCGAGCAACAACCTATCAGTTGGCAAGGCGTTAGTCAGCCCAGTATTGATCTTTTACATCCCCAGCAACCAATTCTCAGCCAACAAATCTCTAGCCAACTAACCTCCGAGCAACAAAACTGGAGTAGGGAAGTTTATGAAGTAGTGGAACTAGAGAGCGAATCTCCTGAGCACTACTCTCCTGAGCACTACCCTAAGCACTATGAGAGTGCTGCCTTGCTGACTCAGGAGAATCAATTAGACGAAGCCCCTTCAAAGTTTGTTCAAGCTGGCAAACAGCGCTGGTATGTACAAGGTGGCTTAGGTGCTGATTTTGATGATGACTTATTTGGATTAGTCGGTGCTGGCGTCTCTCACTTTTTCTACAATGGTCATAGCATTAACCTCGAACTCAATGGGCTAGCTGTTGATCAGCAAGGCAACAATGCAGTCGGTTTGAACTTAGCGCTATTACTGCGATCACATTGGATACGTGGAGATAACTGGTCTATCTACATCGACGGCGGTGCAGGTCTTCTTACTACTAATAACGATGTCCCAGACGCAGGTTCTAGCTTCAACTTCACCCCTCAGATTGGCGGTGGTGCGACCTTTGCGGTCAACGACACCCAGCGTATTATGACTGGTCTGCGCTGGTATCATATCTCCAATGCTAGCCTCTTCGACTCCAATCCCGGTTTGGATGCTCTCTATGGCTACGTTGGTTACAACTTTCCCTTCTAG
- a CDS encoding MAPEG family protein codes for MTTELTCLLLLALWSIPLNHLPALARVSEAGIEWAAGNRDKPVEGPPWVGRADRAQRNHHDNLAMIATVILIAQVVGQTDVWTANAAIAVLAFRVLHGIAYIAGFGPVRSLAYVGSIIGLGVIVWRICIPHVTF; via the coding sequence ATGACCACCGAACTTACCTGTCTGCTTCTACTAGCCCTTTGGTCTATTCCGCTCAATCATCTCCCGGCATTGGCACGTGTGTCTGAAGCGGGCATCGAATGGGCCGCAGGCAACCGAGACAAGCCTGTGGAAGGTCCGCCTTGGGTAGGTAGAGCAGACCGAGCTCAGCGTAATCATCATGACAATTTGGCGATGATTGCAACCGTGATCTTAATTGCGCAGGTGGTAGGGCAGACGGATGTATGGACAGCGAATGCCGCGATTGCAGTTCTCGCTTTTAGAGTTTTGCACGGTATAGCCTATATTGCTGGATTTGGACCAGTGCGATCGCTTGCCTACGTTGGCTCTATTATCGGACTAGGTGTCATTGTCTGGCGTATCTGCATTCCACACGTCACCTTCTAG